In Sebaldella termitidis ATCC 33386, one DNA window encodes the following:
- a CDS encoding zinc ribbon domain-containing protein: MIHVFNKCLKCNSEKYELKTIAFPTKATGEVKFSMDIYYLKICSDCGFTEMYSAKVFEKNEKPAVEF, translated from the coding sequence ATGATACATGTATTTAATAAATGTTTGAAATGTAATTCTGAAAAGTATGAGTTGAAAACCATTGCTTTTCCGACCAAGGCTACCGGAGAAGTAAAGTTTTCGATGGATATCTATTATTTAAAAATCTGTTCTGACTGCGGCTTTACAGAAATGTATTCAGCAAAGGTGTTTGAAAAAAATGAAAAACCTGCTGTGGAATTTTAA
- a CDS encoding YraN family protein, translated as MNKREKGFKYENAAKDFLINNGLEYVRSNYYSEYGEIDLIFKDRDFLIFVEVKYRKNSDYGFAEESVTQAKLKKIINASLNYISEVNWNEGCRYDLVAINGEEIIWVKNLV; from the coding sequence GTGAATAAAAGGGAAAAAGGGTTTAAATATGAGAATGCGGCAAAAGATTTTTTGATAAATAATGGTCTGGAATATGTAAGAAGCAACTATTATTCTGAATATGGCGAAATAGACCTGATTTTCAAAGACAGAGACTTTCTGATTTTCGTGGAGGTAAAATATAGGAAAAACAGTGATTACGGCTTTGCAGAAGAAAGTGTAACACAGGCGAAATTAAAAAAAATAATAAATGCCTCATTGAATTACATATCGGAAGTTAACTGGAATGAAGGCTGCAGATATGATCTGGTGGCTATAAACGGGGAAGAGATTATTTGGGTGAAAAATCTTGTTTGA
- a CDS encoding ComF family protein has protein sequence MKNLLWNFKKVFFKDTDLLTAEKLNNTNISDKTLEIFRLRGSLKQINNIYYFWNYDRDFKLLISKLKFRGQKNIAKDIACLIENGVGFVLEKEDIDYIIPVPISTQRESERGFNQTEVLLDALKIHYLKIKRIKNTKKMFKILEENKRNQNIKNSFFINNDTNLSNKNILLFDDIVTTGATLREIKSEILKKYKVNKIVVLALAAAREIKLNKGSV, from the coding sequence ATGAAAAACCTGCTGTGGAATTTTAAAAAAGTATTTTTTAAGGATACTGATCTTTTAACTGCGGAAAAATTGAATAATACTAATATTTCGGATAAAACACTGGAAATATTCAGACTGAGAGGAAGCCTGAAACAAATAAACAATATTTATTATTTTTGGAATTATGACAGGGATTTTAAGCTGCTTATTTCCAAGCTGAAATTCAGGGGTCAGAAAAATATTGCCAAAGATATAGCCTGTTTGATAGAAAATGGGGTAGGATTTGTTCTGGAAAAAGAAGATATAGATTACATAATTCCTGTGCCGATAAGTACACAAAGAGAATCGGAAAGAGGCTTTAACCAGACGGAGGTACTGCTGGACGCCCTGAAAATACATTATTTAAAGATAAAAAGAATAAAGAATACAAAAAAGATGTTTAAGATTCTTGAGGAAAATAAAAGGAATCAAAATATCAAAAACAGCTTTTTTATTAATAATGATACTAACTTAAGCAATAAAAATATATTGCTTTTTGATGATATAGTTACCACTGGGGCAACGCTCAGAGAAATAAAAAGTGAAATATTAAAAAAATATAAGGTAAATAAAATAGTAGTACTGGCATTAGCGGCAGCAAGAGAAATAAAGCTTAATAAAGGAAGTGTTTAG
- a CDS encoding ribonuclease HII — MSELRLFDNEYNCIIAGVDEAGRGPLAGPVVAAAVIIEDYFEELEEINDSKKLTEKKREKLYAVIREKRKVGIGTADEKEIDKINILNATFLAMRRALEQIDNYDIVLVDGNHKIREYSGRQEEIIKGDGRSLSIAAASIVAKVYRDNIMKDFARQYPDYRFEKHKGYGTKLHRELLHAHGACKIHRKTFLRKILGE, encoded by the coding sequence ATGAGTGAATTAAGACTATTTGATAATGAGTATAACTGTATTATTGCAGGTGTAGACGAAGCCGGCAGAGGACCTCTTGCAGGGCCTGTGGTTGCAGCGGCAGTGATAATAGAGGATTATTTTGAGGAACTTGAAGAAATAAATGATTCCAAAAAATTAACAGAGAAAAAAAGAGAAAAACTTTATGCTGTAATAAGAGAAAAACGTAAGGTAGGAATAGGGACGGCCGATGAAAAAGAAATAGATAAAATAAATATACTTAATGCTACTTTTCTGGCAATGAGGAGAGCTTTGGAGCAGATAGATAATTATGATATAGTACTAGTAGACGGGAACCATAAAATAAGGGAGTATTCAGGGCGTCAGGAGGAAATAATCAAAGGTGACGGAAGATCACTGTCTATTGCAGCGGCATCAATAGTGGCAAAGGTATACAGAGATAACATAATGAAGGATTTCGCCCGGCAGTATCCTGATTATAGATTTGAAAAACATAAAGGATATGGGACGAAGCTTCATCGCGAACTGCTTCATGCACATGGGGCATGCAAGATACACAGAAAGACTTTTTTAAGGAAAATACTGGGGGAATAG